One region of Primulina tabacum isolate GXHZ01 chromosome 17, ASM2559414v2, whole genome shotgun sequence genomic DNA includes:
- the LOC142531067 gene encoding dihydrolipoyllysine-residue acetyltransferase component 3 of pyruvate dehydrogenase complex, mitochondrial-like isoform X2, whose amino-acid sequence MTYVSRILNHSKKFRLAQNVLRNDRAIMMRCFTHNARPSVDKIDEVSRSRQLGLGSGDKCGISKFSSEDCFSTSSRAVNSTKELTMKMCKGNTLLARKMHASAIGVEFDRHRSSARSFSTESGLPPHEEIGMPSLSPTMTEGNIARWLKKEGDKVSTGEVLCEVETDKATVEMECMEEGYLAKILRGDGSSGIKVGEIIAITVEEEEDVAKFKDYKPSTSAAAAAPKPQSAPITPEKETEEVPVASPEPKASEPATPSSAGNRAFSSPLAKKLAEDNNVSLSNIKGTGPEGRIVKADIGDHLASHGKGVSEDPKVGKPTSGAPDYTDIPHTQIRKITASSLLQSKQTIPHYYLTVDTCVDKLMEVRSHLNSLQEASDAKRISVNDLVIKASALALRKVPQCNSSWTNDYIRQYHNVNINVAVQTDKGLYVPVIRDADQKGLSKISDEVKHLAQKAKENSLKPEDYEGGTFTVSNLGRPFGIKQFCAIINPPQAGILAVGSAEKRVVPGTGPDQYKFASFMAVTLSCDHRVIDGAIGAEWLKAFKAYIENPESMLL is encoded by the exons ATGACTTACGTTTCAAGAATTCTCAATCACTCCAAAAAG TTCAGACTTGCCCAGAACGTTTTGCGAAATGATCGTGCGATCATGATGCGCTGTTTTACACATAATGCCAGGCCATCAGTCGATAAAATAGATG AAGTTTCAAGGTCCAGAcaacttggtcttggatctggAGACAAGTGTGGCATTTCTAAGTTTTCCAGTGAAGACTGTTTTTCTACCAGTAGCCGAGCAGTGAATTCCACCAAG GAATTAACTATGAAAATGTGCAAGGGAAATACTTTGTTAGCAAGGAAGATGCATGCATCAGCAATAGGCGTAGAGTTTGACAG ACATCGAAGCTCAGCCAGAAGTTTTTCCACAGAGTCAG GTCTTCCGCCACACGAAGAGATTGGGATGCCTTCTCTGTCACCTACCATGACAGAG GGAAATATTGCCAGGTGGTTGAAGAAAGAGGGCGACAAAGTTTCTACAGGAGAAGTGCTCTGTGAAGTGGAAACC GACAAAGCTACGGTTGAAATGGAGTGCATGGAGGAAGGATATCTTGCAAAAATTTTACGTGGTGATGGCTCAAGTGGGATAAAAGTTGGCGAG ATTATTGCCATAACTGTTGAAGAAGAGGAGGATGTTGCAAAATTTAAAGACTACAAACCCTCAACATCAGCTGCTGCAGCAGCTCCAAAACCACAGTCTGCTCCAATCACACCTGAAAAAGAGACCGAAGAAGTGCCTGTTGCTTCACCAGAGCCGAAAGCTTCTGAGCCTGCTACACCTTCTTCAGCTGGAAACCGCGCTTTTTCCAGTCCTCTTGCCAAGAAATTAGCGGAAGATAACAAT GTATCTCTTTCAAACATCAAAGGAACTGGTCCTGAGGGACGCATTGTGAAGGCTGATATTGGGGATCACCTTG CTTCTCATGGTAAGGGAGTTTCAGAAGATCCCAAGGTGGGCAAGCCAACATCTGGTGCTCCGGATTACACAGACATCCCTCATACACAAATTAGGAAG ATCACAGCATCTTCGTTGTTGCAATCAAAACAAACCATCCCGCACTATTACCTAACTGTGGATACATGTGTTGACAAGTTGATGGA AGTGCGGAGCCACTTGAATTCATTGCAAGAAGCTTCAGATGCAAAAAGGATATCTGTCAATGATCTTGTGATTAAA GCTTCTGCCCTGGCTCTTAGAAAAGTTCCTCAATGTAATAGTTCATGGACCAATGATTATATTCGCCA GTATCACAATGTGAATATAAATGTTGCAGTGCAAACAGATAAAGGGTTATATGTTCCCGTAATTAGG GATGCTGACCAGAAAGGTTTGTCGAAGATTTCTGATGAAGTCAAACATTTAGCTCAGAAAGCAAAAGAAAACAGCTTGAAACCGGAAGATTATGAG GGGGGCACGTTCACGGTTTCAAACTTGGGAAGGCCATTTGGTATCAAGCAGTTTTGTGCCATCATCAATCCTCCACAAGCAGGCATTCTTGCAGTTGGTTCTG CTGAAAAGAGGGTCGTACCTGGTACCGGTCCTGACCAGTATAAATTCGCATCATTCATGGCTGTGACATTGAGCTGTGATCATCGGGTAATTGATG GTGCCATCGGTGCAGAGTGGCTGAAGGCTTTCAAAGCTTACATCGAGAATCCAGAGTCGATGTTGCTTTAA
- the LOC142531067 gene encoding dihydrolipoyllysine-residue acetyltransferase component 2 of pyruvate dehydrogenase complex, mitochondrial-like isoform X3 translates to MTYVSRILNHSKKFRLAQNVLRNDRAIMMRCFTHNARPSVDKIDVSRSRQLGLGSGDKCGISKFSSEDCFSTSSRAVNSTKELTMKMCKGNTLLARKMHASAIGVEFDSRHRSSARSFSTESGLPPHEEIGMPSLSPTMTEGNIARWLKKEGDKVSTGEVLCEVETDKATVEMECMEEGYLAKILRGDGSSGIKVGEIIAITVEEEEDVAKFKDYKPSTSAAAAAPKPQSAPITPEKETEEVPVASPEPKASEPATPSSAGNRAFSSPLAKKLAEDNNVSLSNIKGTGPEGRIVKADIGDHLASHGKGVSEDPKVGKPTSGAPDYTDIPHTQIRKITASSLLQSKQTIPHYYLTVDTCVDKLMEVRSHLNSLQEASDAKRISVNDLVIKASALALRKVPQCNSSWTNDYIRQYHNVNINVAVQTDKGLYVPVIRDADQKGLSKISDEVKHLAQKAKENSLKPEDYEGGTFTVSNLGRPFGIKQFCAIINPPQAGILAVGSAEKRVVPGTGPDQYKFASFMAVTLSCDHRVIDGAIGAEWLKAFKAYIENPESMLL, encoded by the exons ATGACTTACGTTTCAAGAATTCTCAATCACTCCAAAAAG TTCAGACTTGCCCAGAACGTTTTGCGAAATGATCGTGCGATCATGATGCGCTGTTTTACACATAATGCCAGGCCATCAGTCGATAAAATAGATG TTTCAAGGTCCAGAcaacttggtcttggatctggAGACAAGTGTGGCATTTCTAAGTTTTCCAGTGAAGACTGTTTTTCTACCAGTAGCCGAGCAGTGAATTCCACCAAG GAATTAACTATGAAAATGTGCAAGGGAAATACTTTGTTAGCAAGGAAGATGCATGCATCAGCAATAGGCGTAGAGTTTGACAG TAGACATCGAAGCTCAGCCAGAAGTTTTTCCACAGAGTCAG GTCTTCCGCCACACGAAGAGATTGGGATGCCTTCTCTGTCACCTACCATGACAGAG GGAAATATTGCCAGGTGGTTGAAGAAAGAGGGCGACAAAGTTTCTACAGGAGAAGTGCTCTGTGAAGTGGAAACC GACAAAGCTACGGTTGAAATGGAGTGCATGGAGGAAGGATATCTTGCAAAAATTTTACGTGGTGATGGCTCAAGTGGGATAAAAGTTGGCGAG ATTATTGCCATAACTGTTGAAGAAGAGGAGGATGTTGCAAAATTTAAAGACTACAAACCCTCAACATCAGCTGCTGCAGCAGCTCCAAAACCACAGTCTGCTCCAATCACACCTGAAAAAGAGACCGAAGAAGTGCCTGTTGCTTCACCAGAGCCGAAAGCTTCTGAGCCTGCTACACCTTCTTCAGCTGGAAACCGCGCTTTTTCCAGTCCTCTTGCCAAGAAATTAGCGGAAGATAACAAT GTATCTCTTTCAAACATCAAAGGAACTGGTCCTGAGGGACGCATTGTGAAGGCTGATATTGGGGATCACCTTG CTTCTCATGGTAAGGGAGTTTCAGAAGATCCCAAGGTGGGCAAGCCAACATCTGGTGCTCCGGATTACACAGACATCCCTCATACACAAATTAGGAAG ATCACAGCATCTTCGTTGTTGCAATCAAAACAAACCATCCCGCACTATTACCTAACTGTGGATACATGTGTTGACAAGTTGATGGA AGTGCGGAGCCACTTGAATTCATTGCAAGAAGCTTCAGATGCAAAAAGGATATCTGTCAATGATCTTGTGATTAAA GCTTCTGCCCTGGCTCTTAGAAAAGTTCCTCAATGTAATAGTTCATGGACCAATGATTATATTCGCCA GTATCACAATGTGAATATAAATGTTGCAGTGCAAACAGATAAAGGGTTATATGTTCCCGTAATTAGG GATGCTGACCAGAAAGGTTTGTCGAAGATTTCTGATGAAGTCAAACATTTAGCTCAGAAAGCAAAAGAAAACAGCTTGAAACCGGAAGATTATGAG GGGGGCACGTTCACGGTTTCAAACTTGGGAAGGCCATTTGGTATCAAGCAGTTTTGTGCCATCATCAATCCTCCACAAGCAGGCATTCTTGCAGTTGGTTCTG CTGAAAAGAGGGTCGTACCTGGTACCGGTCCTGACCAGTATAAATTCGCATCATTCATGGCTGTGACATTGAGCTGTGATCATCGGGTAATTGATG GTGCCATCGGTGCAGAGTGGCTGAAGGCTTTCAAAGCTTACATCGAGAATCCAGAGTCGATGTTGCTTTAA
- the LOC142531067 gene encoding dihydrolipoyllysine-residue acetyltransferase component 2 of pyruvate dehydrogenase complex, mitochondrial-like isoform X1, with protein sequence MTYVSRILNHSKKFRLAQNVLRNDRAIMMRCFTHNARPSVDKIDEVSRSRQLGLGSGDKCGISKFSSEDCFSTSSRAVNSTKELTMKMCKGNTLLARKMHASAIGVEFDSRHRSSARSFSTESGLPPHEEIGMPSLSPTMTEGNIARWLKKEGDKVSTGEVLCEVETDKATVEMECMEEGYLAKILRGDGSSGIKVGEIIAITVEEEEDVAKFKDYKPSTSAAAAAPKPQSAPITPEKETEEVPVASPEPKASEPATPSSAGNRAFSSPLAKKLAEDNNVSLSNIKGTGPEGRIVKADIGDHLASHGKGVSEDPKVGKPTSGAPDYTDIPHTQIRKITASSLLQSKQTIPHYYLTVDTCVDKLMEVRSHLNSLQEASDAKRISVNDLVIKASALALRKVPQCNSSWTNDYIRQYHNVNINVAVQTDKGLYVPVIRDADQKGLSKISDEVKHLAQKAKENSLKPEDYEGGTFTVSNLGRPFGIKQFCAIINPPQAGILAVGSAEKRVVPGTGPDQYKFASFMAVTLSCDHRVIDGAIGAEWLKAFKAYIENPESMLL encoded by the exons ATGACTTACGTTTCAAGAATTCTCAATCACTCCAAAAAG TTCAGACTTGCCCAGAACGTTTTGCGAAATGATCGTGCGATCATGATGCGCTGTTTTACACATAATGCCAGGCCATCAGTCGATAAAATAGATG AAGTTTCAAGGTCCAGAcaacttggtcttggatctggAGACAAGTGTGGCATTTCTAAGTTTTCCAGTGAAGACTGTTTTTCTACCAGTAGCCGAGCAGTGAATTCCACCAAG GAATTAACTATGAAAATGTGCAAGGGAAATACTTTGTTAGCAAGGAAGATGCATGCATCAGCAATAGGCGTAGAGTTTGACAG TAGACATCGAAGCTCAGCCAGAAGTTTTTCCACAGAGTCAG GTCTTCCGCCACACGAAGAGATTGGGATGCCTTCTCTGTCACCTACCATGACAGAG GGAAATATTGCCAGGTGGTTGAAGAAAGAGGGCGACAAAGTTTCTACAGGAGAAGTGCTCTGTGAAGTGGAAACC GACAAAGCTACGGTTGAAATGGAGTGCATGGAGGAAGGATATCTTGCAAAAATTTTACGTGGTGATGGCTCAAGTGGGATAAAAGTTGGCGAG ATTATTGCCATAACTGTTGAAGAAGAGGAGGATGTTGCAAAATTTAAAGACTACAAACCCTCAACATCAGCTGCTGCAGCAGCTCCAAAACCACAGTCTGCTCCAATCACACCTGAAAAAGAGACCGAAGAAGTGCCTGTTGCTTCACCAGAGCCGAAAGCTTCTGAGCCTGCTACACCTTCTTCAGCTGGAAACCGCGCTTTTTCCAGTCCTCTTGCCAAGAAATTAGCGGAAGATAACAAT GTATCTCTTTCAAACATCAAAGGAACTGGTCCTGAGGGACGCATTGTGAAGGCTGATATTGGGGATCACCTTG CTTCTCATGGTAAGGGAGTTTCAGAAGATCCCAAGGTGGGCAAGCCAACATCTGGTGCTCCGGATTACACAGACATCCCTCATACACAAATTAGGAAG ATCACAGCATCTTCGTTGTTGCAATCAAAACAAACCATCCCGCACTATTACCTAACTGTGGATACATGTGTTGACAAGTTGATGGA AGTGCGGAGCCACTTGAATTCATTGCAAGAAGCTTCAGATGCAAAAAGGATATCTGTCAATGATCTTGTGATTAAA GCTTCTGCCCTGGCTCTTAGAAAAGTTCCTCAATGTAATAGTTCATGGACCAATGATTATATTCGCCA GTATCACAATGTGAATATAAATGTTGCAGTGCAAACAGATAAAGGGTTATATGTTCCCGTAATTAGG GATGCTGACCAGAAAGGTTTGTCGAAGATTTCTGATGAAGTCAAACATTTAGCTCAGAAAGCAAAAGAAAACAGCTTGAAACCGGAAGATTATGAG GGGGGCACGTTCACGGTTTCAAACTTGGGAAGGCCATTTGGTATCAAGCAGTTTTGTGCCATCATCAATCCTCCACAAGCAGGCATTCTTGCAGTTGGTTCTG CTGAAAAGAGGGTCGTACCTGGTACCGGTCCTGACCAGTATAAATTCGCATCATTCATGGCTGTGACATTGAGCTGTGATCATCGGGTAATTGATG GTGCCATCGGTGCAGAGTGGCTGAAGGCTTTCAAAGCTTACATCGAGAATCCAGAGTCGATGTTGCTTTAA